One window of the Ammospiza caudacuta isolate bAmmCau1 chromosome 9, bAmmCau1.pri, whole genome shotgun sequence genome contains the following:
- the NT5C2 gene encoding cytosolic purine 5'-nucleotidase isoform X2, whose amino-acid sequence MSFRSMFQDVRDAVDWVHYKGSLKEKTLENLEKYVVKDGKLPLLLSRMNEVGKVFLVTNSDYKYTDKIMTYLFDFPHGPKPGSAHRPWQSYFDLILVDARKPLFFGEGTVLRQVDTVTGKLKIGTYTGPLQHGIVYSGGSSDTVCDLLGAKGKDILYIGDHIFGDILKSKKRQGWRTFLVIPELAQELHVWTDKSALFEELQSLDIFLAELYKHLDSSSNERPDISSIQRRIKKVTHDMDMCYGMMGSLFRSGSRQTLFASQVMRYADLYAASFINLLYYPFSYLFRAAHVLMPHESTVEHIHVDINEKESPMATRNRTSVDFKDSDYKRHQLTRSISEIKPPNLFPQAPQEITHCHDEDDDEEEEEEEEEEEEE is encoded by the exons ATGTCCTTCAGGAGCATGTTCCAGGATGTCAGAGATGCTGTTGACTGGGTTCATTACAAG GGATCGCTTAAGGAAAAGACCCTTGAGAATCTGGAGAAGTACGTGGTGAAAGAT GGgaagctgccactgctgctcagCCGCATGAATGAAGTGGGGAAGGTGTTTCTGGTCACAAACAGCGACTATAAATACACAGAT AAAATTATGACTTACTTGTTTGACTTTCCACATGGACCAAAG CCTGGGAGTGCCCATCGGCCATGGCAGTCCTACTTCGACCTGATCCTGGTGGATGCACGAAAGCCCCTCTTCTTTGGGGAAGGCACTGTATTGCGGCAGGTGGACACG GTGACCGGGAAGCTGAAGATTGGTACTTACACTGGCCCGCTGCAGCACGGCATTGTGTACTCGGGAG GCTCTTCGGACACAGTCTGTGACCTGCTGGGGGCCAAAGGGAAGGATATCTTGTACATCGGAGACCATATCTTTGGAGACATCCTGAAATCCAAGAAGCGCCAGGGCTGGCGGACCTTCCTGGTGATCCCCGAGCTGGCGCAGGAGCTGCACGTCTGGACAGACAAAAGCG CCCTTTTTGAAGAGCTGCAGAGTCTGGACATTTTCTTGGCCGAGCTGTACAA GCATCTGGACAGTAGCAGCAATGAACGCCCCGACATCAGCTCCATCCAGAGACGCATTAAG AAAGTGACCCACGACATGGATATGTGCTACGGGATGATGGGGAGCCTGTTCCGCAGCGGCTCTCGGCAGACGCTGTTTGCCAGCCAGGTGATGCGCTACGCCGACCTCTATGCAGCCTCCTTCATCAACCTCCTCTACTACCCCTTCAGCTACCTCTTCAGAGCCGCCCACGTTCTG ATGCCACACGAGTCCACAGTAGAGCACATACACGTCGACATCAATGAGAAGGAGTCGCCGATGGCCACACGCAACCGCACCTCGGTGGATTTCAAAGATTCTGACTACAAGCGGCACCAACTGACCCGTTCCATCAGCGAGATCAAACCGCCCAACCTCTTCCCCCAGGCACCTCAGGAAATCACACATTGCCAcgatgaagatgatgatgaggaagaggaagaagaggaagaggaggaggaagaggaataA
- the NT5C2 gene encoding cytosolic purine 5'-nucleotidase isoform X3, producing the protein MNEVGKVFLVTNSDYKYTDKIMTYLFDFPHGPKPGSAHRPWQSYFDLILVDARKPLFFGEGTVLRQVDTVTGKLKIGTYTGPLQHGIVYSGGSSDTVCDLLGAKGKDILYIGDHIFGDILKSKKRQGWRTFLVIPELAQELHVWTDKSALFEELQSLDIFLAELYKHLDSSSNERPDISSIQRRIKKVTHDMDMCYGMMGSLFRSGSRQTLFASQVMRYADLYAASFINLLYYPFSYLFRAAHVLMPHESTVEHIHVDINEKESPMATRNRTSVDFKDSDYKRHQLTRSISEIKPPNLFPQAPQEITHCHDEDDDEEEEEEEEEEEEE; encoded by the exons ATGAATGAAGTGGGGAAGGTGTTTCTGGTCACAAACAGCGACTATAAATACACAGAT AAAATTATGACTTACTTGTTTGACTTTCCACATGGACCAAAG CCTGGGAGTGCCCATCGGCCATGGCAGTCCTACTTCGACCTGATCCTGGTGGATGCACGAAAGCCCCTCTTCTTTGGGGAAGGCACTGTATTGCGGCAGGTGGACACG GTGACCGGGAAGCTGAAGATTGGTACTTACACTGGCCCGCTGCAGCACGGCATTGTGTACTCGGGAG GCTCTTCGGACACAGTCTGTGACCTGCTGGGGGCCAAAGGGAAGGATATCTTGTACATCGGAGACCATATCTTTGGAGACATCCTGAAATCCAAGAAGCGCCAGGGCTGGCGGACCTTCCTGGTGATCCCCGAGCTGGCGCAGGAGCTGCACGTCTGGACAGACAAAAGCG CCCTTTTTGAAGAGCTGCAGAGTCTGGACATTTTCTTGGCCGAGCTGTACAA GCATCTGGACAGTAGCAGCAATGAACGCCCCGACATCAGCTCCATCCAGAGACGCATTAAG AAAGTGACCCACGACATGGATATGTGCTACGGGATGATGGGGAGCCTGTTCCGCAGCGGCTCTCGGCAGACGCTGTTTGCCAGCCAGGTGATGCGCTACGCCGACCTCTATGCAGCCTCCTTCATCAACCTCCTCTACTACCCCTTCAGCTACCTCTTCAGAGCCGCCCACGTTCTG ATGCCACACGAGTCCACAGTAGAGCACATACACGTCGACATCAATGAGAAGGAGTCGCCGATGGCCACACGCAACCGCACCTCGGTGGATTTCAAAGATTCTGACTACAAGCGGCACCAACTGACCCGTTCCATCAGCGAGATCAAACCGCCCAACCTCTTCCCCCAGGCACCTCAGGAAATCACACATTGCCAcgatgaagatgatgatgaggaagaggaagaagaggaagaggaggaggaagaggaataA